The proteins below come from a single Blastocatellia bacterium genomic window:
- a CDS encoding Mu transposase C-terminal domain-containing protein yields the protein MPFAVNEVVKWEDGVLERILWIDPSKINVVSIRLLDDSAFPRYSSYEEIEAAAKEGRVHRYDDPFDSLSRPEEFFSQNQVRYRNDAWQIIGPLVETNSLDLFDRWKRGPLVAKLAESTGKQKETIYFLLRRYWQRGQMKNALIPDFDHCGAPGKERLASESSPPNSIGQSIDDTNIEKGKGVRVTATIKDKFLKGYKLFVQTREERTFKSAFKSTLKKFFNVRFELKNGVEVPILAPSDKLPTLRQFIYWYYKLIEKKKRIVAREGTRAFDLRHRPVLKDSTSKAFGPGSIYQIDATIGDAYLISSLNFKWIIGRPVIYFVIDVFSRMVVGLYIGLEGPNWIGAMMALANAMTDKLTYCKEHNIPDSDIDWPCHHLCNELVADRGELLSPKANSMVEGLGIKVVNTGSCRGDWKGIVEKYIDIANDEVIHWVPGAVRWPRERGDRDYRLDAVLTLEEFRKLIVLSTIEYNLTHRLDSYPMDKYLIREGVERYPMDLWNHGLRRFGEPRMRRAEIVMLNLLPREKAKVTHHGIKFHNLFYECDLALREDWFVRPVAKDWYVDLAFDPRKPRTTYLPLNKGKELEVCRLTESSKRFAEFDLHEIDDYYAIDRQQKKAAEIRDIQSSAYYETQGEAIVSNALKRADGLFNGESNRTRLKDMRQHRQEQKNKLRESEAFDLTPGVPFERGENVIPLTRKETSDQEVLSRPNYHDVLEQVREGRCDYDQNED from the coding sequence ATGCCGTTTGCAGTAAATGAAGTTGTGAAATGGGAAGATGGCGTCCTTGAGCGCATACTGTGGATTGATCCCAGCAAGATCAACGTAGTCAGCATCCGTTTACTTGATGACAGCGCCTTCCCCAGATACAGCAGCTATGAGGAAATAGAAGCCGCAGCCAAGGAAGGCAGGGTACATAGATACGACGATCCGTTTGACTCTTTAAGTCGGCCAGAAGAATTCTTTTCCCAGAATCAAGTCCGTTACAGAAACGATGCTTGGCAGATTATAGGTCCCCTAGTAGAAACGAACTCCCTCGATCTATTTGATCGCTGGAAGCGAGGGCCTCTAGTAGCAAAACTAGCTGAGAGTACCGGTAAGCAGAAAGAGACAATCTATTTTCTTCTACGCCGCTATTGGCAACGTGGGCAGATGAAGAATGCATTGATTCCAGATTTCGATCATTGTGGCGCACCAGGCAAAGAAAGATTAGCTTCAGAGTCAAGCCCTCCCAACTCCATAGGCCAAAGCATCGATGATACCAATATAGAAAAGGGTAAGGGTGTCAGAGTAACAGCAACAATAAAAGATAAGTTCCTGAAGGGCTATAAGCTGTTCGTTCAAACACGAGAAGAAAGGACATTTAAGAGCGCCTTCAAATCAACGCTCAAGAAGTTTTTTAATGTCCGGTTTGAACTCAAGAATGGTGTTGAGGTACCTATTTTAGCTCCGTCAGACAAACTCCCGACACTCAGACAGTTCATATATTGGTATTACAAATTGATTGAGAAAAAGAAAAGAATCGTAGCGCGCGAAGGTACACGCGCATTTGATCTCCGCCATCGCCCGGTACTGAAAGACTCCACTTCTAAGGCGTTCGGGCCTGGCTCGATCTATCAGATTGATGCAACTATCGGAGACGCCTACTTAATAAGTTCGCTCAACTTTAAATGGATCATAGGACGTCCAGTCATCTATTTCGTAATTGACGTCTTCAGCCGGATGGTAGTGGGGCTGTATATAGGGCTGGAGGGGCCCAACTGGATTGGGGCGATGATGGCTTTAGCCAATGCCATGACAGACAAACTCACGTACTGTAAAGAGCACAACATCCCTGACTCGGATATAGATTGGCCCTGTCACCATCTCTGTAATGAGTTAGTGGCGGATCGGGGAGAGCTATTGAGTCCAAAGGCAAATAGTATGGTCGAGGGGCTCGGTATCAAGGTCGTTAATACAGGTAGTTGCCGGGGAGATTGGAAAGGGATTGTTGAAAAATATATTGATATCGCGAATGACGAGGTCATCCACTGGGTGCCTGGAGCTGTCAGATGGCCACGCGAACGGGGCGACAGGGACTACCGACTGGATGCGGTGCTGACCCTTGAGGAGTTTCGAAAGCTCATAGTCCTCTCCACAATCGAATATAACCTTACCCATCGCTTGGATTCTTACCCAATGGATAAATATCTGATAAGAGAAGGTGTTGAACGATATCCGATGGACCTCTGGAACCATGGCCTACGCCGATTTGGTGAGCCACGTATGAGACGAGCCGAGATCGTCATGCTCAACTTGCTTCCCAGAGAGAAAGCAAAGGTTACACACCACGGTATTAAATTTCACAATCTATTTTACGAATGCGACCTTGCTCTGCGGGAAGATTGGTTCGTCAGACCTGTGGCAAAGGACTGGTATGTGGATCTAGCTTTTGACCCACGCAAACCCAGGACTACATATCTCCCCCTCAATAAAGGAAAAGAATTAGAGGTATGCCGACTCACCGAAAGCAGTAAAAGGTTTGCTGAATTTGATCTACATGAGATTGACGACTACTACGCGATAGACCGTCAACAGAAAAAGGCTGCAGAAATACGAGACATCCAGTCAAGTGCCTACTATGAGACGCAAGGCGAGGCGATCGTATCCAATGCTCTGAAAAGAGCTGATGGACTCTTTAATGGTGAGAGTAACCGTACTCGTTTGAAAGATATGCGCCAGCACCGACAGGAGCAGAAGAATAAGCTGCGCGAATCAGAGGCCTTCGACCTCACGCCGGGAGTTCCCTTCGAAAGAGGCGAAAACGTAATACCACTTACGCGCAAAGAGACTTCGGACCAGGAAGTCTTATCGCGTCCAAACTACCACGACGTTCTGGAGCAAGTACGGGAAGGACGGTGCGATTATGATCAAAACGAGGACTGA
- a CDS encoding helix-turn-helix transcriptional regulator encodes MAEILSDYVRRMMKEKNLTFKQVEKRSRRSISTGTLNDIIQARNTNPTVAILKALARGLGVSEDEVFAVARGLRIDHQREYDESDIAALFYKYRQLSERNKKELRPILELIDHEIERRLSRQ; translated from the coding sequence ATGGCAGAGATTTTAAGTGACTATGTCAGACGCATGATGAAGGAGAAGAATCTGACCTTCAAACAGGTAGAGAAGCGGAGCCGACGGTCGATTAGTACGGGAACCTTGAACGATATTATTCAAGCTCGTAATACCAATCCTACAGTGGCTATACTCAAAGCATTAGCACGTGGCTTAGGCGTTTCTGAGGACGAGGTGTTTGCAGTTGCTCGCGGCCTTCGGATTGATCATCAGCGAGAATATGATGAGAGCGATATCGCCGCCCTTTTCTACAAATACAGACAATTATCTGAGCGGAATAAGAAAGAGTTGCGCCCGATCTTAGAATTAATAGATCACGAAATCGAGCGTAGGCTATCTCGTCAATGA
- a CDS encoding ATP-binding cassette domain-containing protein, with protein MMERSNSAIEFQNVTMAYDERVILDDVSFVVNPGETKIVMGGSGTGKSTILKLVLGLIKPQEGRILVDGDDTVTFSEHDMSQVRQKIGMVFQDGALFDSLTVYENVGYRLFEQGMPEPEIDEAVRRMLRFVNLEHTFDMMPSELSGGMRRRVGIARALVGNPKLILFDEPTAGLDPITARTILELAMKLRDLEGVSSIFVTHRLEDIKLLSSSYATINEDGEVEFKGEDNRFCLVNTKFIMLKEGKIIFSGTDEELSLSDHPYVRDFFREF; from the coding sequence ATGATGGAACGCAGTAACAGCGCGATTGAATTCCAGAACGTCACCATGGCTTACGACGAGCGCGTCATCCTTGACGACGTCAGCTTCGTCGTCAACCCCGGCGAGACCAAGATTGTCATGGGCGGCTCGGGCACCGGCAAATCGACGATCCTGAAACTGGTGCTCGGATTGATCAAGCCGCAGGAAGGGCGCATCCTGGTTGACGGCGATGACACGGTCACTTTCAGCGAGCACGACATGTCGCAGGTGCGCCAGAAGATCGGCATGGTCTTTCAGGACGGCGCGCTCTTTGATTCGCTGACGGTCTATGAAAACGTCGGCTATCGCCTGTTCGAGCAGGGCATGCCCGAGCCGGAGATTGACGAAGCCGTGCGCCGCATGTTGCGTTTCGTCAACCTGGAGCACACCTTTGACATGATGCCGTCGGAATTGTCGGGCGGCATGCGCCGTCGCGTCGGCATCGCCCGCGCGCTGGTCGGCAATCCCAAGCTGATCCTGTTCGACGAGCCGACTGCCGGGCTTGATCCGATCACGGCGCGCACGATCTTAGAACTGGCGATGAAGCTGCGCGACCTTGAAGGCGTCAGCTCGATCTTCGTCACCCATCGGCTTGAAGACATCAAGTTGCTGTCGTCGAGCTATGCGACCATCAATGAGGATGGCGAGGTCGAGTTCAAAGGCGAAGACAATCGCTTTTGCCTGGTCAACACCAAATTCATCATGCTCAAGGAGGGCAAGATCATCTTCAGCGGCACCGACGAAGAGCTGTCGTTGAGCGATCACCCCTACGTGCGCGATTTCTTCCGCGAATTTTGA
- a CDS encoding MlaD family protein: protein MARKKTTISELRVGLLAIGAIVILIIFILSVTGDISLFKRRLTYTTRFSTAEGLKAGDEVRLAGKLIGKVENVDFGSVPLTPNDKPIIVTMSLDADQVKDRVRDDSKVVLAQQGFLGDRVLDITPGTRDHAPIPPGGEIPSADQAGLTAVFQGANDILTQFNTVGKQLQELMDSINKGQGTVGKLLHDDALYVNLNRTVVEFQDVVNRLSKGQGTIAKLLNDPKLYDDVRGVTTSVQGMVADVRAGKGTLGKLVTDEQLYRQANDMIAKLNTTAEKLDRITADIDAGRGTIGKLLKDETLHNDLSATVASLKNISSGLEKGEGAAGKLLHDDKLYNNLNQTSAELVKMLYDFRQNPKKYLSIKVSLF from the coding sequence ATGGCGAGAAAGAAGACTACGATTTCCGAGCTACGCGTCGGCTTGCTAGCCATCGGCGCGATTGTCATTCTGATCATCTTCATCCTCAGCGTCACCGGCGACATTTCACTCTTCAAGCGGCGGCTCACCTACACGACGCGCTTTAGCACCGCCGAGGGCTTGAAGGCCGGCGACGAAGTGCGGCTGGCAGGTAAGCTGATTGGCAAGGTCGAAAACGTTGACTTCGGCTCGGTGCCGTTGACGCCGAATGACAAGCCGATCATCGTCACCATGAGCCTGGACGCCGACCAGGTGAAAGACCGCGTCCGCGACGACTCCAAGGTGGTTTTAGCGCAACAGGGCTTTCTTGGCGACCGCGTGCTCGATATCACGCCCGGCACGCGCGACCACGCGCCGATTCCGCCCGGCGGCGAAATCCCAAGCGCCGATCAGGCGGGCCTCACCGCCGTCTTTCAGGGCGCTAACGACATCCTGACGCAGTTCAACACCGTCGGCAAACAGCTACAGGAATTAATGGACAGCATCAACAAAGGGCAGGGCACGGTCGGTAAGCTGCTCCACGATGACGCGCTCTACGTTAACCTGAACCGCACCGTCGTTGAGTTTCAGGATGTCGTCAACCGCCTGAGCAAAGGCCAGGGCACGATTGCCAAGCTGCTGAACGATCCGAAGCTCTACGATGACGTGCGCGGCGTTACGACCAGCGTGCAGGGCATGGTCGCAGACGTGCGCGCAGGCAAAGGCACACTCGGTAAGCTGGTGACCGACGAGCAGCTCTATCGTCAGGCCAACGACATGATCGCCAAGCTCAACACGACGGCGGAAAAGCTTGACCGCATCACCGCCGACATCGACGCCGGGCGCGGCACTATCGGCAAGCTGCTCAAGGACGAAACATTGCACAACGACCTGTCGGCGACCGTCGCCTCGTTGAAGAACATCAGCAGCGGCCTGGAGAAAGGCGAAGGCGCGGCGGGCAAGCTCTTGCACGACGACAAGCTCTATAACAACCTCAACCAGACTTCAGCCGAGCTGGTGAAGATGCTCTACGACTTCCGCCAGAATCCCAAGAAATACCTGAGCATCAAGGTCAGCCTGTTCTAG
- a CDS encoding tetratricopeptide repeat protein — protein sequence MQNQIEEAKRLKEQGQLDEAIATLKRVIDLDLDNAEAYLELGLAYFEQQDYRQALKVLRVAAGLWPSSGLIHYHLGLAYHALGDQAGVSSIHGALIIIDPDMARRLADDTAQNEP from the coding sequence GTGCAGAACCAGATAGAAGAAGCCAAACGCCTCAAGGAGCAGGGCCAGCTTGATGAGGCGATTGCTACGCTGAAGCGAGTGATTGATCTCGACCTGGATAATGCAGAAGCTTACCTGGAATTAGGGCTGGCCTACTTCGAGCAGCAGGATTACCGGCAGGCGCTCAAGGTGTTGAGAGTGGCGGCGGGGCTATGGCCGAGCAGTGGCCTCATCCACTATCACCTGGGGCTGGCCTATCACGCCCTCGGCGATCAAGCCGGGGTCAGCAGCATTCACGGCGCGCTGATCATCATCGATCCCGACATGGCCCGGCGGCTCGCCGACGACACTGCTCAAAATGAGCCATAA
- a CDS encoding ABC transporter permease, with product MNPLLQAVYEVQQATLMTGRAFSRAFSKPYYFREIITQMDAVGVGSLMIITLTGGFTGGILALNTAPTLKTFGATGVTGQLVMTSLVREMAPVLASLMTAGRVGSAIAAELGSMVVSEQVDAMRALGTDPIKKLVWPRLLALLLMTPALTLVADIVGAFGGYLVATSLMHISSTVYISSAKNALTYNDIVGGLVKPMVFGVIIAIVSCRAGLRTHGGTVGVGRSTTQAVVLSDILILAADFFIQKFLQVFA from the coding sequence ATGAATCCACTACTACAGGCCGTCTACGAAGTGCAGCAAGCCACCTTGATGACCGGACGCGCCTTTAGCCGCGCCTTCAGCAAGCCATATTACTTTCGCGAAATCATCACGCAGATGGACGCCGTTGGCGTCGGCTCGCTGATGATCATCACCCTGACGGGCGGCTTCACCGGCGGCATCCTGGCACTCAACACGGCCCCGACCTTGAAGACCTTTGGCGCTACGGGGGTCACCGGCCAACTGGTGATGACTTCGCTGGTGCGCGAGATGGCGCCGGTGCTCGCCTCGCTGATGACCGCCGGGCGCGTCGGCTCGGCGATTGCCGCCGAGCTGGGCTCAATGGTCGTTAGCGAGCAGGTCGACGCGATGCGCGCGCTCGGCACCGATCCGATCAAGAAGCTCGTCTGGCCGCGGCTGCTGGCGCTGCTCTTGATGACGCCGGCGCTGACGCTGGTGGCCGACATTGTCGGCGCGTTCGGTGGCTACCTGGTGGCGACATCGCTGATGCATATCTCCAGCACCGTCTATATCTCGTCGGCCAAAAACGCGCTCACCTATAACGACATCGTCGGCGGGCTGGTCAAGCCGATGGTCTTCGGCGTCATCATCGCCATCGTCAGTTGCCGCGCCGGGCTGCGGACGCACGGCGGCACGGTCGGCGTCGGGCGCTCGACGACGCAGGCCGTCGTTTTGTCTGATATCCTGATTCTGGCGGCGGACTTCTTCATCCAAAAATTCTTGCAGGTGTTCGCCTGA
- a CDS encoding TnsA endonuclease N-terminal domain-containing protein — protein MVVDIREQYPLLPVEETVAIAKELGVRHPSDPTTKIPYVMTTDFLLTTLGEKGVCYRARTIKYSQDLSKRRVLEKFEIERIFFKKRKIDWAIVTERDIPGAVVRNVNVLHPYFEHESLHPLSEKEVYRIARRLTELVAKGEGSLSAIAATCDREFGLNTGVSLKVAWHLIAKGNWRIDMTRPIEPFEPLPLLNYSLNTLRLKSA, from the coding sequence TTGGTCGTCGACATCAGGGAGCAGTATCCCTTACTTCCAGTCGAAGAAACAGTCGCAATAGCAAAGGAATTAGGTGTCAGGCATCCTTCAGATCCTACCACTAAAATACCCTACGTAATGACCACGGATTTTCTCTTAACGACTCTTGGAGAAAAAGGAGTCTGCTATCGAGCGCGTACGATTAAGTATTCACAAGATCTCTCTAAAAGAAGGGTACTGGAAAAATTTGAAATTGAGCGTATTTTCTTCAAGAAAAGAAAGATCGATTGGGCTATTGTGACAGAACGCGATATCCCGGGAGCAGTCGTTCGCAATGTCAATGTTTTGCACCCTTACTTTGAGCATGAAAGTCTGCATCCTCTCTCTGAAAAAGAGGTTTATCGCATCGCAAGAAGACTTACGGAACTGGTAGCTAAAGGAGAGGGTTCCTTATCAGCTATTGCCGCAACCTGCGATCGGGAGTTTGGCTTGAACACAGGAGTGAGCCTAAAAGTCGCTTGGCATTTAATCGCAAAAGGAAATTGGAGAATCGACATGACCAGACCGATCGAGCCATTTGAACCACTACCTTTGCTGAACTACTCACTGAATACTCTGAGGCTGAAATCGGCTTGA
- a CDS encoding HNH endonuclease, whose product MNTRVLVLNASFEPINVCTVRRAVVLILKGVAHAEECSSHHWLHSSRFSMPTPSVIRLVEYIHIPFERKSLSRKNILLRDHNTCQYCGKVLPPTELTLDHVVPRSRGGDSSWDNLVACCRACNNRKGNHRPEDAGLRLLKRPQAYNLHVNRQIIRYLGRADESWRKYLFY is encoded by the coding sequence ATGAACACGCGCGTTCTGGTACTCAACGCTTCGTTCGAGCCGATTAACGTCTGCACGGTGCGCCGCGCCGTCGTGCTCATTTTGAAAGGCGTCGCGCACGCCGAAGAATGCTCGTCGCATCACTGGCTGCACTCGTCGCGATTTTCGATGCCAACGCCGTCGGTCATCCGCCTGGTCGAGTACATCCACATTCCCTTCGAGCGCAAGAGCCTGTCGCGCAAAAACATTCTCCTGCGCGACCACAACACCTGTCAGTATTGCGGCAAGGTGCTGCCGCCGACCGAGCTGACGCTCGACCACGTTGTGCCGCGCTCGCGCGGTGGCGATTCGAGCTGGGACAACCTCGTCGCCTGCTGCCGCGCCTGCAACAACCGCAAGGGCAATCACCGCCCCGAAGACGCCGGCTTGCGCCTGCTCAAGCGCCCGCAAGCTTACAACCTGCACGTCAACCGGCAGATCATTCGCTACCTGGGCCGCGCCGACGAGTCCTGGCGCAAGTACCTGTTTTATTAA
- a CDS encoding ATP-binding protein, whose amino-acid sequence MIKTRTEIVNSSPRIIYEGETVEASYCDPMVAAYRGNPLIEALPPILSPEEAALHMAFYPPYDRGQRNAPPYQRYHEIQNALQLFSVLPTHIDLEQRISRAIRGGYLKRNPLTPEHRRHLNRSAEFLKTASHHRVRIGTMNTGFSIVGISGIGKSRAIHEILSLYPQVAIHNHYRDQDFTCVQIVWIKLDCPPNGSTRGLCLSFFQTIDSILGTKYYKNYEGRSGHQLSLHMMRAAGELGVGLLVIDEIQNLSEAASGGRNEMLNFFVSLNNGLGVPVILVGTYAAYEILTGEFRQIRRGAGQGDLIWDPMTEKDSEGKKSDWERFINDLWLYQYTKQRFKLTGGLSHALHFESQGITDIAAKMYMIAQIYAISSGKETVTEKTLQFVAKEYFRSAAKVLSALKIHDMAALFKIKDVKPIDIGEFIEEVVYASSTLAASEEVNPNQSESKQTMDSKTTPQQEQSTVSEDLNKAKRRLRDGKGTTKKKAKAPVKNNELLLAATRAKDQGVDAYDVLSEKGFIRSAKEHLE is encoded by the coding sequence ATGATCAAAACGAGGACTGAAATAGTAAATTCTTCACCTCGGATTATTTACGAGGGAGAGACCGTAGAAGCATCGTACTGCGACCCAATGGTCGCTGCATACCGTGGCAATCCGCTGATAGAAGCTCTGCCACCGATCCTCTCTCCCGAAGAAGCCGCCCTTCATATGGCATTCTATCCACCGTATGATAGGGGCCAACGCAATGCACCGCCCTATCAACGGTACCACGAAATACAAAATGCTTTACAACTTTTCTCTGTCCTGCCCACACATATCGATTTAGAACAACGTATCTCACGAGCTATACGGGGAGGATATTTGAAACGAAACCCGCTGACTCCGGAGCATCGCAGGCACTTGAACAGGAGTGCCGAATTTTTGAAGACTGCCTCACACCATCGGGTCCGCATAGGAACAATGAACACAGGGTTCAGTATAGTGGGAATAAGCGGAATTGGAAAAAGTCGGGCCATCCACGAAATTTTGTCCCTTTACCCCCAAGTCGCCATACACAACCATTATAGAGACCAGGATTTTACTTGTGTACAAATTGTGTGGATCAAGCTTGATTGTCCTCCCAACGGATCAACACGTGGCCTCTGCTTGAGTTTCTTCCAAACAATCGATTCCATTTTAGGAACCAAATACTACAAAAACTATGAAGGGCGCTCGGGTCATCAACTAAGCTTGCACATGATGCGTGCGGCTGGAGAACTGGGTGTAGGCTTACTGGTTATAGACGAAATTCAAAACTTGAGTGAGGCGGCGAGCGGTGGAAGGAATGAGATGCTCAACTTCTTCGTAAGTTTGAACAATGGGTTAGGCGTGCCTGTTATCCTGGTCGGCACATATGCGGCTTATGAAATACTTACGGGTGAATTCCGCCAGATCCGCCGGGGAGCCGGCCAGGGAGACTTGATATGGGATCCTATGACAGAGAAAGACTCAGAAGGGAAAAAATCGGATTGGGAGCGTTTTATAAATGATTTATGGCTCTATCAGTATACGAAGCAACGGTTCAAATTAACTGGGGGCTTGAGCCATGCGCTTCATTTCGAGAGCCAAGGAATCACAGACATTGCAGCTAAGATGTATATGATCGCACAGATATATGCGATCAGCTCTGGCAAAGAAACCGTCACTGAAAAAACCCTGCAATTTGTGGCTAAAGAGTACTTTCGTTCAGCAGCCAAAGTGTTATCTGCCCTGAAAATTCATGATATGGCGGCGCTCTTCAAAATAAAAGATGTGAAGCCGATCGATATCGGGGAGTTTATTGAAGAGGTTGTATACGCTTCTTCCACCTTAGCAGCCTCTGAGGAAGTTAACCCAAATCAATCGGAGAGTAAACAGACGATGGATAGCAAAACCACTCCTCAGCAGGAACAGTCTACAGTGAGTGAAGATCTCAACAAAGCTAAAAGGCGGCTTCGTGATGGCAAGGGTACTACAAAAAAGAAAGCTAAGGCACCAGTCAAAAATAATGAGCTGTTATTAGCTGCAACTCGTGCGAAGGATCAAGGCGTTGATGCATATGACGTACTCTCAGAAAAAGGATTTATTCGATCGGCAAAGGAACACCTAGAATAG